The following proteins come from a genomic window of Triticum aestivum cultivar Chinese Spring chromosome 6A, IWGSC CS RefSeq v2.1, whole genome shotgun sequence:
- the LOC123131817 gene encoding histone H4 gives MSGRGKGGKGLGKGGAKRHRKVLRDNIQGITKPAIRRLARRGGVKRISGLIYEETRGVLKIFLENVIRDAVTYTEHARRKTVTAMDVVYALKRQGRTLYGFGG, from the coding sequence ATGTCGGGCCGCGGCAAGGGAGGGAAGGGGCTGGGCAAGGGCGGCGCCAAGCGCCACCGGAAGGTGCTCCGGGACAACATCCAGGGCATCACCAAGCCGGCCATCCGTCGTCTCGCTCGCCGTGGCGGCGTGAAGCGCATCTCGgggctcatctacgaggagacccgcggcgtgcTCAAGATCTTCCTGGAGAACGTCATCCGCGACGCCGTCACCTACACCGAGCACGCCCGCCGCAAGACCGTCACCGCCATGGACGTCGTCTACGCGCTCAAGCGCCAGGGCCGCACCCTCTACGGATTCGGCGGCTAG